A genome region from Aliivibrio salmonicida LFI1238 includes the following:
- the greB gene encoding transcription elongation factor GreB — protein MKTNLITREGFNKLQDELTFLWKEDRPEVTKKVTWAASLGDRSENADYQYNKKRLREIDRRVRYLRKRLDQVKVVDYSPQQDGKVFFGAFVVIENEQGDTLSFRIVGPDEIFGRHDYISIDSPMARALIKKEVDEEAIVKTPEGDKEWFVNSIKY, from the coding sequence ATGAAAACCAATTTAATCACACGTGAAGGCTTTAACAAGCTACAAGATGAACTCACGTTTCTATGGAAGGAAGATCGCCCTGAAGTCACCAAAAAAGTGACTTGGGCGGCGAGCTTAGGTGATCGTAGCGAAAACGCTGATTACCAATACAATAAGAAACGCCTACGCGAGATTGACCGTCGAGTGCGCTATTTGCGTAAGCGTTTGGATCAAGTCAAAGTCGTTGATTACTCCCCCCAACAAGATGGCAAAGTCTTTTTCGGTGCGTTCGTTGTGATTGAAAACGAACAAGGCGACACCCTCTCTTTTCGTATTGTCGGCCCTGATGAAATTTTTGGCCGCCATGATTACATTTCGATTGATTCTCCTATGGCGCGAGCGCTGATTAAGAAGGAAGTGGATGAAGAAGCGATTGTAAAAACGCCGGAGGGAGATAAAGAATGGTTTGTGAATTCGATAAAATACTAA